In Microbacterium sp. SLBN-146, one genomic interval encodes:
- a CDS encoding MFS transporter produces the protein MSSPIPRSSTNQRLVLAIAVLASFVAFLDGTVVNVALPAIERELGGGLTTQQWVVDAYLITLGALILVAGSVSDAYGRMLVLRIGLIGFGIASIAIAAAPSPEFLIVARALQGAAGAFLVPSSLALLTSTFHGPAQARAIGTWTALTTGALIVGPVIGGVFTDYLSWRFAFLINVLPIALTFWLMARAKVRDLRRPDASIDWLGAILCTLGLGAMVFALIEQPHLGWASPAIWAPMTAGVLMFGAFLLRQRTVAEPILPLDLFRVRNFWTGNVATLFVYGALSLNGFVVAVYLQQGAGLTATLAGLASLPITILMVLLSSRAGALAGRWGPRLFMTVGPLLMGVASLLLLTVSPEFSYWWQVLPSMIVMGLGLSITVAPLTSAILGAIETERSGIASAVNNAVSRIAGLIAIALLATIIGGSLDLDGFHRAAIATAGLMIAGGIVSFLGIRNPAREVAPSES, from the coding sequence ATGAGCTCGCCGATCCCGCGCAGCTCGACGAATCAGCGACTCGTGCTCGCGATCGCCGTGCTGGCATCCTTCGTCGCCTTCCTCGACGGAACCGTCGTCAATGTCGCGCTCCCCGCGATCGAACGCGAACTCGGCGGCGGGCTCACGACGCAGCAGTGGGTCGTCGACGCCTACCTCATCACGCTCGGCGCGCTCATCCTGGTGGCGGGTTCCGTCAGCGACGCGTACGGACGGATGCTGGTGCTCCGCATCGGCCTCATCGGTTTCGGCATCGCCTCGATCGCGATCGCCGCCGCCCCGTCGCCCGAGTTCCTCATCGTCGCCCGCGCACTCCAGGGTGCGGCCGGCGCCTTCCTCGTCCCGAGCTCACTCGCCCTCCTGACCTCCACCTTCCACGGCCCGGCACAGGCTCGTGCGATCGGCACGTGGACGGCGCTCACGACGGGCGCCCTGATCGTCGGACCCGTCATCGGCGGCGTCTTCACCGACTACCTCTCCTGGCGGTTCGCGTTCCTCATCAACGTCCTGCCGATCGCCCTGACTTTCTGGCTCATGGCACGAGCGAAGGTGCGCGACCTCCGTCGCCCCGACGCCTCGATCGATTGGCTCGGCGCGATCCTCTGCACGCTCGGCCTCGGGGCGATGGTCTTCGCCCTCATCGAGCAGCCCCACCTCGGTTGGGCGTCGCCGGCGATCTGGGCGCCGATGACCGCAGGCGTCCTCATGTTCGGGGCCTTCCTCCTCCGGCAGCGCACCGTCGCGGAGCCGATCCTGCCTCTCGACCTCTTCCGCGTCCGCAACTTCTGGACGGGCAACGTCGCCACCCTCTTCGTCTACGGCGCCCTCTCGCTCAACGGCTTCGTGGTCGCGGTCTACCTGCAGCAGGGCGCGGGCCTGACCGCGACGCTGGCAGGCCTCGCGAGCCTTCCGATCACGATCCTCATGGTGCTGCTCAGCTCGCGGGCCGGAGCGCTCGCCGGCCGCTGGGGACCCCGCCTGTTCATGACGGTCGGCCCCCTCCTCATGGGTGTTGCGTCACTCCTCCTCCTGACGGTGTCCCCGGAGTTCTCGTACTGGTGGCAGGTGCTCCCGAGCATGATCGTGATGGGTCTCGGCCTGTCGATCACGGTCGCGCCCCTCACATCGGCGATCCTCGGGGCGATCGAGACCGAGCGGTCGGGAATCGCGTCGGCCGTCAACAACGCCGTCTCGCGCATCGCGGGCCTCATCGCGATCGCCCTCCTCGCGACCATCATCGGCGGAAGCCTCGATCTCGACGGCTTCCATCGGGCCGCGATCGCGACGGCCGGACTCATGATCGCGGGCGGGATCGTGTCGTTCCTCGGCATCCGCAACCCCGCCCGCGAGGTCGCTCCCTCGGAGTCTTGA